Sequence from the Temnothorax longispinosus isolate EJ_2023e chromosome 6, Tlon_JGU_v1, whole genome shotgun sequence genome:
AATCGAGGCCGTTTATTTCGGCCTTGTTCTTCCAACACTTTGATAAACTCAACACATCGTTGCTCCCACGCGGCAAAATCTTCGATCGAATTCAGTCGCTCGGATTGCTCCTTCAACTCTTGCTCCAACAACTCGTGCTCCATATTCTCGTTTCCTTCGATCCAAAGATTCCAAAGACTGCTCGCTCGCTTGCTCGCTTGCTTGAgaatactattattttaacactatTTTCCATcgttttatacttttcttctatcgcttcttttctcttttttttaaatcatttcttcctcttctacTTCTACGTCACTGAGAGGTGGCATCCCTTAGACCCTTAGGTCTCAATAAGCTCAATAAGTTATTTgcttattagtaaaaaaattttgtccgAATGGTAACATAAACCATGCCCCGACACATAGCTCGTCAAAGGACGAGACAATTTTAGGTCATAAATTATAGAAGTCTGTCATCGGAgctcaatattataatatttgtatgtcTCTTTCATGAATAATTATCGGTTGAAAGTACCTCcacaaaaaaacaaacaaagaATTTGTCCGTCCCTATTTTTTACCATCATTTTGAGAGATACCCCCGCCACTAATAATAGTATATCTACACATCTGGTGAAGCAAATCTCAAAATCTCAGGTACTTGCACTCATGCGTTCGTGCGTAAAAGAGTTTTGACTGTTTCTATCTTTACTCCCTCCCTCTCCACCTGAGCAGCTACGGGGACGGATGTTCCTGACACGTAGCTTGTCAAAGGGTTAGACAATTGTAGGTCATAAATTATAGCTGCCTGTCATAGGCATGCCATTCTATAACATTTGCATAAGAAACTCTTCGATACAAAATTTCTTTGGAACGCAGACATACTCAgctatgtatgtaatataatataatataatataatataatatatgtatgcatgtatgtatgtatgtgtgtatgtatgtatgtatgtataatactaATGGAAGGAATATTAATCacacattttgtattttatatttcaaatatttatttattatataatttttacaaaagtttGCCATTTATTATTTCCCTAAACATTTTGTCTCTAAGGTACGGCATGTCATCCTGCGTAAACGTTATCTCCCTGTTTGCACAGATGTACTCGGCGAACATGCAAGAGAATACACCACAATCGCTACCGTTTGTCTGTTGCGGAATGTTCTTGGCGGAATAAAATTCCCAATCACGCATATCATAAAGTTGTTTCTTCTTGTCAAGACTctcattttgtaaatatagttttaGCGCAGCCAGACATTTCGGATTATCACTGCCCATACTGTCGTAATAAACAATTGTCTTATCGCGAAAATCTATTATTGCCATACACCAGTGAACGTACAAATGTACGGGTACAACCACAAGATCCTGCGCAAATATGTCCACCTTCCTAGTCCATCGCTTTAGCGACGAGTGACCGCCCGACAGAagtttcgaataaaaaaacgtGTTCATTGCGAGCACTTTCGGATACACGTCGGAAGATGTTCCTCTGGCGATCAGCAGGttcatataaaagtttatcacTTCGTCGTTCAACCAATTTGAGTCAGCCAGCGTGTAAAGATCCTTCCGCGTGAGCCTCAGACCGAATCCTTCCACCGCCTCCATATTGTGGAAATCCttggcaaaaaaaaagtataatgttacaaaattatgtcacaaaattatatcacactccattatttttaatattaatttgtatatttgtatatttgtatatttaccTTGATAATCTGATTGCATCGCTgctcatttaatttttcccaCGTATTTAACTCTTCCCACGCATTGATTTGTTCCCACGCACTTAATTCTTCCATCGCATTGTGCTCCATATTTTCAACTTGCTCGCTTGCTTGCTTGAGCATACTATGATTCTAACGCTCTTCTTCATCGTTTTCTTCAatcactttttctcttttctctatcATTTCATCCTCTTTTACTTTTACGTCACAGAGACGTGACATTCCTTAAACCCTTTGGGTCtcaataagtaaataagctatttgcttattagtaaaaaatttcattcaaatGATAACATAAACCATGTCCTGACACGTACAGTTCGTCGAAGGATGCGGCAATTGCAGGTCATAATTATACCTGCCTACCATCTGTGCTCAttctataacatttatatggttctttcatgaataattttcGGCCGAATGTACCTccacggaaaaaaaaaacaaagaatttgTTTATCCCTGTTTTTCACCATCTTTTTGAGAGATATCCCCACCAATTAAAGTATATCTACACATCAGGTGAAGCAAATCTCAAAAATCTGGGATACTTGCATTCGTACATTCGTGCGTAACAGTCTCGTGCGTAACAGTCTCATGCTGCGTGTGTACTTGGTGCAAAATACTATCGTGTCTTTGATATTTTGTGTCATCGTCATCaagttcatttttataatataatacattaaaatggCTGATCATTTTGACGACGTTGTGGCTGATGGAGAAGAGGAAAACGCGCTGTCAGACGATAGCGCTTATGAAACTGCGGATAGTGACGATGACTGCAGAGAAGTCGTCTTTAGAGCCATGTATCGTCCTGAAATTTTGGCGTTCAATGCGCGCACAAAATATTGCgccatttatgtatattatacagacGGTTCAGGATCAGGACA
This genomic interval carries:
- the LOC139815244 gene encoding sentrin-specific protease 1-like, whose amino-acid sequence is MLKQASEQVENMEHNAMEELSAWEQINAWEELNTWEKLNEQRCNQIIKDFHNMEAVEGFGLRLTRKDLYTLADSNWLNDEVINFYMNLLIARGTSSDVYPKVLAMNTFFYSKLLSGGHSSLKRWTRKVDIFAQDLVVVPVHLYVHWCMAIIDFRDKTIVYYDSMGSDNPKCLAALKLYLQNESLDKKKQLYDMRDWEFYSAKNIPQQTNGSDCGVFSCMFAEYICANREITFTQDDMPYLRDKMFREIINGKLL